The genomic stretch GTGGGGTGTTAGCAAAGGTTCTAATATAAATCACAAAGGACTTCATACTATTGGTTGTGCATGATGTTAGTAGCCTATGTATGAATAATAGTTTCATGACCAAGAAACTTTTGATAGATATAAATGACTAGCAACCTAACCACATGGAACAatataacaacaaaataaaataggaaagagTCTATGCTGTTCTTATGGTAGGGGAGTTATTTAAAACAATGGCAGAGTGCAATAGTTGATATGCAAACACTCACAAAATGTGCAAGTGGCAGATATCTGCTCAAATTGAAGAGTATAGATAGTTTATCATTCCAAATAATACTGATTAAACAATCCTAACTTACGAATATGATCAAGGGACATTTGTTCATTGAATTCAGATGGACTATCTTTTTTCCCCCGACCATCCAGTGTCAATTTTCATATATGCTGCTGCTTAATTGGGTCAATGTGTAGAATTCTTAGCACCTGTGTATCAACAATCACACTCTGCTGGACTATCAAAGTTAATGTAGGCAGAGAAACACCTATAATGGACCTGATATTTTAAAACAATTTCTGATGAACGGAGTATTAAACCCTCTCAACCATTCACGAATGGTGAAAACAAACAAGATAATTCTATCACAGGTTCACGGGATACGAGAATTCATCTCACATGGGGCAGCATAGCACGTGCAAGATCCAGGCTGTCAATCGCCAAGGCCTGCATTAACTATTCCCATGCCTTATAACCAATTGACCCAATTATAGGTGGATCACACTTTTATTGGATGTGGAACACTGTTCAGTATCTTTTAGCTTGCTATTTTCTCTGCACATGTCtagcccacccaatgaacggattGGCTAGATTTCTGGGCCAGGGCACATACAATGCGTGGCCCGCCCAATCAACTTCCCAGATCATACATGCATTTACCATGCTAGCACGTGTACACCAATAAAGAAGGGGCCATTCCACGAAGGGcttgggattttttccttttgaaggatagctattatttttttatgagaCTGTCCAGTTGCATTTTATTCTAATCCTAACCTCACACAGTTCAAAGAGAAAATCAGGAAGCTCCATGCAttagaaacgaaaagaaaaaagacaacaACACTATCCAAAAACAAAACATGGTAGTTAATTGATACTCGGGCAAAGCATGATGGTTGATACTCGAGCACTCAAAAGTTGTGCATGTCATgcatcaactcaaattaaaccttCCAAATTGTGGGACCGCTGTAGATAGGTCATGACTCCAAAAATCATATTGTTCGAAcagtcctaacctctgatttggaGACCCTAGCTATTTTTCGTTTTaactgtccactgaatgcccaccAATCAGCTAGTTTTAACAACTTTcgcttgggtccttactcttgctcgggtggtagactcttaggagttttaacacccggtcaaggttcaagtacccataggtggtgaaattccaccagcgagtgtgagtgtgtggggtgtgtgtgcgtgtgtaaattatatatatataaagcccacCGATCAGCTAGTTTAATAGTCAAATCGGTGTCATTTTTTGTTAATGATCCATCTAAATTTAGCCTCAATATTTTGCTAgttaatacaggggcattttcacactgggcacaagtggggtagcctgtggaatgtgggggcacactcggggtgggcagcccatgtgaggcgggtgactcgcgtgaggtgagacccatgtgatgtgggacccacgaggggggttcaaccAAGGACCTTACCCATGGGAAGTGGGGCCTAGGCCGTGAGATAAAAAGATTAATTCatcacgctctatcagttcgagcttttagagcaagtggttagctGTCCTGTATCAAAGTGGTATCATACCACTGGGGTGTAGTACCCATGTGCCTTGGGGCTTGTTTAGATAGAATGCAAACTGGGGAACACAACCAATTGGCATTGACAAGACATTTGCACATATTTAGGAAGCTGTGGATGCCGTAACAAAGTGTTTGCATTTGCTTTCCCCTCCTCAACAATAGAATACCACCTCTTTTCAGAAAGTCAAATGGAGGGAAAGAAAAAGCATTTGCTTTCCCTTTGTGTAATTGCAATCCAAACTATTTCAAATGCAAAGGAAAAGCATTTTCCAGGAGGAtgctttaagaaaaaaaaaaaaaaaaaagcaggtgCAAAGGGTTTGCTTCCCTTAGTGTTCATGTCAGTTAACTTCCCACTTACGTCACATTTTTGCTTTTCCTTGCATTCCCCTAGTTTACCTTCAAACCAAACGGCCCCTTGTAGTGTACGCAAATAAATTTGTGGGCAGCCCAGGTCCAAATATGTGGGGCCATTGGATCAGCAATCCAGATTGTTGATACAACAGGCTCCAAAATGGATGACAAATGCCCCAAACATCTTCCGGTTTCAAACATTCTAGTAACTTCTAGTGGCCTGCGAATAGATggttaatatttaaaaaatgcaACAACCATCTGGTAAGAAGGAAAAGAACAGATGGCTAAGGTCTTCCAATCTAGAAAGGTTTTTTATGATAACTCCcacccatggtggggccattaGATCAATTCTCTAGACAACTGCAATACCTAGAAAAGAATACTAATATGGGCAAGGATACTAAACAACAGTATCCCATTGTAATATgatcttcaaatttagttgtggtTAAATAATTGACACATTCAATTCACTTTTGTCACTAATAAACAAGGAACCGTTTTTTAATCTTGCTAGCATtactaatattttaaaaaagaggtGAGTTATGGTGCTACCAGTTAGATGCAGAACCCATGTGACATATATattgcatccaacccgtccatcagatccATCACCTCAATAACCCCCCAGGGCCCAAAACTCAGGTATACGATAGCATATGGATTGTTGGAGACGctcgcccacccttgattttcaatggggcccacctgtattGCAAAACCACCTGATTTTTTGTACAAACCTTCATCTTAGCCAGATGAAGGGTCTGAACAGCTTCAATTCAATATATACAACACGATAGGCCCCACACACAAATCAAGGGTGGCGTCCTCTCCCAACTTATTCCCTGCATTGTGGctgacctgagttttggatcagcttgtTTTTTAAAGCCCTTGGCATATTTTTGGGcgatgcatctgatggacaggttgttgtgaacaaatcatgtcagcCCTAGATCTTCCTCATACAACCATAGCTTACGGTGGTACCAATAACACTAGCGAGTGCACCGTTAAAAAAAAAGTCTTTTTACAGTTTTTATAGTACATTTTATGCACATATATTATGAAAAGCATGTGagaaatttgtcaaaattttatcTAATAAAATTGGATTCTTAAAACATTTCCCACAAGTATCCCAGAGTATCTGGTACCAATATCAGTATAGTTTTGCGTCCAACACAACAGATTGAGCAGGTGCAAGTATCCGGGGGcatgatagaaaataaacaaCAATAGGAGCTTGAATGTGAAGAGTAACCAAAACAAAAACAGTAACCAGAGTTTACACAGATTTgaaagctgagagagagagagagagaacaacaaTGGGAAGTTgaatgtgtgagtgtgtgtgtgtgtgtgtgtgtgtgtgtgtgtgtgtgtgtgtgagagagagagagagagagagagagagtaaacaaCAATGGGAACTTGAATGTGTTTTTTTGTGTAACAATGGGAAGTTGAATGTGTTTTGTGCGTGTgtgtgaaagaaagagagagagaggatacaaTAATAGGAACTTGAAAGCGAAGAGAAACCAAAGCAAAGACAGTAACCTCAGCTTACACAGATTTGAAaacagagagagatagagagacagagagagagagagagagagagagagagagagagagagattagaagaACATATATGGGTAAGGACAGCAGTCCTCTTGCTGTCCTTATCCATATAAATCTCTAATTTTCTATCATCGCCACAAGTTCTACCGAAAGGAATGTCAGCCTGCTTGGGGAGATTCACCTCAAAAGAATATAGAATATCCTTTACCACATGcacatggaaaaagaaaatatggTAACTACCAATCTTACAAAGGTTTTAAGCTCCAATATAGAAGTAATCAGGCTATCAATGATTAACAAAACAGATGTGTTATCCCTGAAATTATACATCTCCTTTAAGAACCTTAACTCCTGCTTTTCTTCCCTccatttctttatatatttttgtTTCTCGGCTTTCAAAATCACTTAGTCTTAACACCTAACTTCCATAACAAGAGTTTCGTCATCAAAAGGGAATTTGCTTATCCACAAATGTCGAATAACCCAATAGATGAGAGAATATCCAAACCAAAGCAATCTATAAGGGAATAGTGGAAACTACAACAGTTATCGTATGAGGCCAACCATTAGCAAAGCAaacaaatcaaaatcaacagaAAGACCCACTAAGAAGTACTATACAATAACCACAAGGCAAGGACTAAAAAACCATTTAGAGAAGTTTCAATCAATTCAAACTGGTAATTGAACCATTTTGAACGTTGTTTCTTAGACAGTTTATATCATATATTGGTCTTGCTAATGTTCCCAACATCATGGGGATGCTAGCCATGTTCCCAAATATTTTGAATGACACATGGGATGACCTATTGTCAATTTGAACTGTCtgttcattcatacaactagatGCAAGCCACAATGCAAAAATACACCAATCGATGATATAAAACATCCTATCAATATCATGGAAAATGGATAGTCATGATTTAGTGGAGAatcaaaataggtccaatcatcatctttcttgaaacatctattcaaTAGATCCCTCTTTGTATTGCCTATGATTCCAAACTAGcgctttggtttgatgattctaaccatgtgatctatggctTGTAAAGAAGAGACAGTTCGCACTTTCCAAAGGGTTAGGATCCTATCTAACCagcatgattcttgcaccatggcttgctcccagtGGTACTATTGAGTGAGACATCCCAATTGATGATTGGGCATTCCATGTGTCATTTAAAAAGTCTGGGGACGTTAGCTTCAAAATGGCATTTGAACATGTTAGGACCACCGAACGGCAAGACTCACCCATTAGACCTCCTGTCTGGTTTTTAAAACATCGCTACAAACTACTGCAAAGATAACCTCCAACAGCAAAATCAAATGATACGCTAAAAACCAAGGAATCATGGGAAGGACAAAGCATCCTAACCTCCCCATTGCACCATATGCATTTGCAAGGTTCTGACACGCCTCGATTGAATCGGCGTGGTGGGGCCCAAGCGATACATCCATGATGTCCTTGGCAAGTGCAAATACCTGGGCCGCTGATTGCGGCCGATCCAGCTCCATGTAAGCTGCACCCAAATTGTTATAGATATACCCCACCCCGAAATGCTTCGGTCCAAAGCTCTCTGTCAATCTCTCGGCCGCACTCTCTAAGTAAGGGATCGCCTGCGGGACCTTCCCTGTCAGCAAAAGCAACCATCCAATCCGTGCAGATGCACTCCCTTCCGCATGCTGCTCCTGCGGTAGCTTTTCCAGTATCGAGACTGCCCGCTTCAGCAGCGAGATTGCCATTTCGAATTCATTCATCGTCTCGTACAGCATCGATATCTCCGCATATGCCTCGGCCACCTTCGCAGGGCCCACTGACTCCCTCTTATTGAGGATCCCGCATGATATCTCCAAGCACCGCTTTGAGTCAGCAAATTTCTCCTGATTACATAAGGCCTTTGCCATCGAAATGAAAACCAACGCCCGCATCTCACTCTCCTTGTCCGTCTGCTGCACGACTCCCTTCAACGTCTCAATCGCCTCGTCGTACTTCCCCAGCGCAATCTGTATATTTGCAGCCTCGATCTCCGCATGCAAAAGATCCGAATTCAACCCCCAACTCTTCAAAACCCGCTGGGACAGCTCGTTCTCTTCCAAAGCCTTCTGGTGCTCCTCCAGTCCAGAGTATATTACACCAAGAACCCGGCGGTCATGTGCCACCTCAACCGAATTACTCCCCAACAGCGCCCGGTGTATCTCCAGCGCCTTCAAACAGAGAGGCAACgcatccttgaaattcaaaacggCAACATAAGCCTCCGCCAGATCCCGATAAGCAACCCCCATTTCCTTACTGTTCGGCTCAAAAATCAATTCTTTCAACTCCAAACACTTCCTAAGATCAACAAGAGCTTCCTCTCGCCGTCCCATCGCCATTTTCGTGTTGGCGAGCTGGAGATGGATCGCGTGGTCCACGGGCCGGACATCGAAGCCAAGAGCACCTGGTCCGTCACCGGTCATGGCATTCAAGATCCTATTTGCTTTGCTTAAGTAGGCTAAGCTATCGTTAAACCGTTTCAAGGCATAATTGACAGAACCCAACAAATGTAAGGACATCGCGATGGGCAGGGAGTCCTTACCAACGCTGGTTGTATTGCGATCTAAGATATCGAGAGCTCGGTTCGCAAAGGAGAGGGCTTGCATAGGGTCCGTACCTTCGGAGTCGAGGTGTTGGCCCACCTTGAGGCAGGCAAGGCCGAGCTTCTTGTCGGTGGGATCGAAGGCAGATTCCATGGCAGCGAAGGCGGAGAGGATTTCATTGGTGGTGGTGGCCGATTCGAAAGCTTCTTCAATGTcgtctttttctttgattttgcgcTGGCGGGAGGACAGGGGAGGAGCATTTTGAGAAAGGGTTGTGAAATTGTGAGATGGGTTTTGAAGGGTTTTGGTGTAGGGTTTTGGGATTTTGATGGGGATTCTGATTTGCGAATGGAAGCGAAGGGAGAGGGTTTTAGGAGGGGCGTTTTGGGAAAAGGTGGTCAGATCGGGAGATGGGTTTTGAAGGGTTTTGGTGTAGAGGTGATGTTGGGGAATTGGGTTTTTGTTGGACAGTAGAATGGGAATTTGGGTTTGCGAATGGAAGTCTGTTGATAGGGTTTTAGGAGGGTTTTTGGATcgaaggaggagagagaagagagacgaAGAAAAAGAAGCTCTTCTTCTCAATATCAACATGGCGGATGATGATGAAAATGAGAGATTTTCTTTCGTTTGGGTTTTTGGAATTTTGGTTTCGGATTTCgggattttgatttggattttttattttgctgAGTGTACAAAGGAACTGTAGGGTACCGGAAATGGATTAGCTGCCACTActgccaccagcccagtggctggtagtcggcgctctgtgggccccgtaacgatgaatgtgtttcatcgattccgttcatctatttttttacatataattttaaggctcgatcccaaaaatgagagggatataaatctcaggtggaccacaccacaggtaaacaatagtgattggatatccaccactgtactgtttatttgacatccaatgtgtTTATTAGGTACTACAGaccagaagaagggaaaaaataaagatcatcttgatccaaaaaatttatggccccaaaaagtttttaatggtcaacgtttattcaacactgtccctgtaatgtggtccacttgagattctcatctacctcattttttttctcatattataaaatgatccagaaaaatagatagacatggGGGTCTAGACAAACCGAATTAGCTCAATTAGCTCGCTCAGCTCAACTCAAAAAAACTCGATTCAACCTAGTTCAATGCTGAGTTAAGATTAtcatgtacctcattttttgtctcatactatgaaatgatctagaaaaataaatgaatgtaGGGGtctacacgaaccgagttaactcggttagctcactcaacttggctcgaaaaagcttgattcaactcggttctaAGTTGAGCTCGAGCTAActtgagctaattttttgagctcaaaaatattttgaaccaagttcgagcttgcccgagtttgactcaactcggatcaaaccccaacttgaatcgaactcaaattgaactagttcggtgatTCAATTACTTTGATAagtttaatgaaatgacttgaCGAAATGCctgctagtggcaaggaaggtatgtatatgaaaaaaaataccttttttctttaattttgacgttgcatataaggtgtttgatgaaatacttactgCTATTTTATAGACAATGAGAAATTAAAATTGCGTtacatgtgtttatgaaaatgccgtAGAGGCTCGATTGTAGCTCGAACTGGCCGAAGCTGCTGATtgaaccgagctgagccgagttcgagctagggtcagctagtggtcgagccgagtcaagctaaggccagcttgactcagttcaactcggtgtacacccctacatggacggcatggatgaaacacatacatcatggtggagcccacatagcaccgaccatcggccattggctagtggcagagggagtagccaatccgtttccgtgggtACCTATGCATGATCGGGAAATGGTGTCGGATGCGGATTGCCTGTTCCCAAGTTCACATGAAGTTACTGCAGTCGGAAACTGCGTGGGGCCCATGGAGAGGCCTttgatgaaatcggattgcatactgagttacttagtatgctcttatcgtactgagtaaatttagttgggcccaccttgaatgtatgtgatctatctacaccgcccatccgtttttccatctaatttaaggggttgagcccaaaattgaagaatatccaaagatcaaatggatcataccacagtaaacaatggggataatgatttccaccgttgaaacctttctaggccccacagtaatgtttatttatcatccgacctgttcataatatcatatacacatggatgaagggaaaacacaaatataatcttgatccaaaacttctgtggcccacaagattttttttcaacggtagacattcaattcaattgtttcctgtggtgtggtccatttgaacattatatctgcttcatttttgggctcaggccctaaaattatctgataaaatagatgaacggagcggatcagatacataaattatggtggacctcacagagtttactcagaacGCTAATGGTAGTGAGTTACtcgctacgcaatccgcttccgcctttgataaatccactccgtctatcagttttTAAAGACCGCGATAGGACAGAAATCTAAAAGTCAGACAGACCCAAGCtactgtggaccacaccacacgaaacagtgggaacggaaacatccaccgttgaaacattcctggagTCGACCAGCTATgagctatccaaaccgttcatagggttattacaaCTCAGATGAACtgtaaagcacaaatatcatcccatataaaacttctgtggcgtcCACAAAGTTTCCAACGGTGGACGTTCTATCCccgctgtttcgtgtggtgtggtccacttgagttttgaatctgactGATTTTTGGCGTCCTATCATATTTAGGTgttacaaaactgatggacgagttggatttgtcacgggcattTCCGGAGAACTTGGCCCACCTGCGTTTTATCCACGTGGTCCATGTATTTTCCAGTTCCTTTTGATGTgatgaatccaaaattgaagcatatccaaagttcaagtggactacaccacaggagaaagtgaaatcggattgcatattgAGTTATACTTAGTAGGCTCTTATCATGCggagtaaactatgttgggcccactgtaaatgtatgtagtttacccaagccgtccatctgtttttccaggtaattttagggttgatcccaaaatggaagtataagtggaccacaccaaaggaaacagtgggaataatgatttccaccgttgaaaccttgctaggccccacagtgatgtatatttgtcatccaacctgttcatgatatCACACTagcatggatgaacggaaaaggcaagtatcagcttgatccaaaacttctgtggctcctaagaatttttcaagggTATAAATTAATTCACTGCTTCCTGTTTTGTGGACCATTTGAGTTttcgatatgcttcatttttgggtttaagccctaaaattatgtggtaaaatggatggacggatttgataaaatacataaatcacagtggatcccGCAGAGcatactcagtacgcaatccgcttacgGAGAAAGTGGGAAAAGAATGCTTACAGTTGAAAATCTCTCAAGGGTAGGCAGAAGTTCCGGACTTGGACATGACATTCTCATTTTCCTTCATTGAtgtccatgtgatcttatgatCATATTGGACGGGGCCTTTTTATGTACAAATGGGACCCATGTTCTACTCATCTGGACCATTGATCAATGAATCAGGCTTTAAATTGGGTTTGCTAAAACACATTTAACATTAGTGTCCTACATGTTCGATCAATGGTTCATAAATAGAGACggttgagaaaataaaaataaaaataaataaagcaacgGTCTGGAAAAAGGCTGATGGTTTGATGACTGGAATCTTCAAATGCAgaagattttaaaataaatatactaGTGGATTGTGTTCCATAACGACCCACTAACCAAAcatggccccacttgcacaaaataAAGGTATCAGGCACTGTTAAGGGCTCCTTTTGGATGCGACCAGATAAGTTATTTTTCCTGCTTACAACTGTAGATAAgaaacttatttcagataagtaagctTGGTTTAAGATTAAttgtaagtaacttttttacttaaagataTTTAATTACTTTGGCTTTATAAGCAGAAACCAAGCTTAATAAGCAGAAGTTAAGATAAACTACTTATCACAAGTAACTTATACTCCAAACGCCCCTAAGTGACAAAGATTGTCGCAGCTTTAAGCTTATTAAACAACGCCAAATATATTAGTCATTTGCCATGGACTGACCATTAGTTGTGTTAGGGGAAAAATAGAATAACTCATAAAGAAATGTCCAGCCAACAACCAGCACAGACCAATAGGCTAAGAAGGTGACTACCGGCACGACAACAAGCTGATCATAAGATATGTCGGCGCAACCATAGGTCGGCTATAGGTTGGCACGCCCATAGGTCGGCTATAGGTCAACATGGCCATAGGTTGGCCTAGTCTTCAACGAGCTCCGTAGCcattggaatacgacgattacaAGGACATCACAAGCTGACGGATCAACATCAATGTCAGGAGAATATTGATCTATTGATAGCTCGATATCATATGCTTCTGATCCGTCATCTGCTTCTACCATCCGACCTTTCCTACCGCTTTCCTATTGACGAGTAACCTTATCCAAAACAAACAGTCCGAAGATCTTGGAGGATAAGACTAGAATCTCGTAGATCTCCGACATCCGTGATCTAAGGAATATCTCGGACGTATCAAAAGTCTTAAACGGGGAAAATCTCTGACGGTGTGATCTTCTCTCTAAATAGAGAAGATTCCTCGTtcgtgtgatcttccctctcgtATAAATAGGGGAACTCCTAGAAGGTGAAAGATATATACACATTCACATTCATAGCCTAAAATacgactggtgactcttttccttaaGATCGTCTCCTACAAAGACCCAAGTCCCTGACTCAGGCATCGAAAGGTCCCCTGTATTAGTCAGGGTCTCTTTTATTCTTTTATCTCTTGTGTGCAGGTGTTCAAGGGTCTAAGGAGGGTCTactggaaaactgcatcaacaagtTGCGCTCATGGCATTCCCATGTTACATGGACAAAAGTTTCTTTTGAGCTGCCAAGTACGGTGATAGCCTACTTTTCTGCACAAATGTTAATAATGCCGCATAATGTTAGGACAACTTGGCATAGTCTTTACTCTACTCCTCGAgtatttttttttaccatataAGCCATACAAGACATTATGGTGCATACGCCAAACTTATTACTCAATGAGACTATACGTTGGCCTAGTTGGCTTTGCCACAAGCTTGAGATATGCGCGACATGTGTGTTCTAACAGTAGCCAGTTATGCTTATCCTTTGATTACTCATGATTTTATAGATTCTCATTCATTCTTAATCTTTAATCTTGTTAGGCTGCCAAAGCAGCCAAAGAAATCTTCATTTTATCTCTTGCATTAAATACTGAGATGTATACCATCCATGCTAGGGCCCTTGATACAAGGGGTTGATTTTCACGTTCATCTGCCTCATGTCCTATGGAGTGATGCCTAGGGGTTTACATGAACCGatttagcttggttagctcgctcgactcgactcgaaaaagcttgattcgactcagttcgaagctgagttcgagccaagtagagctgatttttctagctcaaaaaaatttgaaccgagtttgagcttgcccgagaatgactcgactcggattgaaccccaacttgaatcgaactagttcagtgactcggttactttaatattgatgttgctcatcaagtgtttaatgaaatgactcaacgaagtgcgagctagtggcaaggaaggtatgtatatgaaacaaatatcttttttccttgattttgaagttgcctgtaaggtgtttgataaaatacttgtaatcAACTACTGTTATTTTATATACAGTGAGAAATTAAAAGTACACTGCATGCATTTGTGAAAATGCCGTAAAGGCTCAATTTTGACTCGAGCTCAGCTccaactggcccgagctgctaactgaaccaagccgagctggccaatcaagctcaagAACCGAGCCAAGCCGCGTTGaagctggggtcaactagtggccaagccaagtcgagctgaggccagctcgactcgactctgtGTACACCCCCAGTGATGGCTCTACCAAGTCATTTTATCTCCCTGTTCAAAAAGCAATTTTAGATTATACGTTCATAATTCATTAATCCACACCATTGGTCCACTAAGAAACTACGCAGATGGAAAAATCTAGTCGTCTGTAAGATCCTAGTCCACCAATCTTTGAACATTATACTGGTGTATACCATCTATTTTCAAGCTACCAATAGGAAGGCCATGATCATCCCACCAAGGATAGGCCCATAtgaacatgccctggcccaagTTCAGTTAGGCCACTGACGTCCTGTTATTGAATTTTGAATGGCCTCATTCGTAAACTTTTCTAATTAAGCATCCAAAATCTAAAATGAATTTATGTAAGATATCAAATTTGAAAAACATTGAATTACAATTTCCATGTTATCCAAACGCCTCCTTACCAGCGTATCAACCTGGTTCGGCCGACTCAGGGGCAACTCGTCCAGGTGACTCATTTAATAGGAACCCAGTTCCGTCTGACTGGATCAGAGTCAACTCAGATTCGTTGCACAGGACTCATAACTCGTCCGGGTCTTAAAACTATGATCATATAAACTACTCTCCTTTGAAACTTAGATGATGATTGGTGATGGTTGGATCAAGGATCATTttctgtgatccagaccattgatctgtccAGATAAGCAATTGATGTAATTGCCTCAAGAATCTTTAAGATTGGAATTCCATCTAAGTAGATGGTACAATGAAAACAGTTAAATCACAATCATATAAAGggtttagatcattcaaacattccCCCAAATCCAACATCTATGAAATCTGACCACTCCGAGATAAAATCAATGGTCCAAGTTATCCAACCCAAGAAGCACGTACAGTTCATAGACTGTATCGAGTGGTCCGGGTTGACTCAGACTCAGTTGAGTCCATCTCGGTTCAGTACGAGTCAGAAAACCATGGTACAGTCTAGCGCTCTACACGAGTCGAACCatgtcgagcttggcacaactcagcTCAGTTCGGCCAGTTgctaaccccagcttgaactcgactcagctcggtcctcaagcctggctggccagctcggcttggctcaatTCAGTAAGCAT from Magnolia sinica isolate HGM2019 chromosome 17, MsV1, whole genome shotgun sequence encodes the following:
- the LOC131230407 gene encoding protein KINESIN LIGHT CHAIN-RELATED 1 isoform X2, with the protein product MLILRRRASFSSSLFSLLLRSKNPPKTLSTDFHSQTQIPILLSNKNPIPQHHLYTKTLQNPSPDLTTFSQNAPPKTLSLRFHSQIRIPIKIPKPYTKTLQNPSHNFTTLSQNAPPLSSRQRKIKEKDDIEEAFESATTTNEILSAFAAMESAFDPTDKKLGLACLKVGQHLDSEGTDPMQALSFANRALDILDRNTTSVGALGFDVRPVDHAIHLQLANTKMAMGRREEALVDLRKCLELKELIFEPNSKEMGVAYRDLAEAYVAVLNFKDALPLCLKALEIHRALLGSNSVEVAHDRRVLGVIYSGLEEHQKALEENELSQRVLKSWGLNSDLLHAEIEAANIQIALGKYDEAIETLKGVVQQTDKESEMRALVFISMAKALCNQEKFADSKRCLEISCGILNKRESVGPAKVAEAYAEISMLYETMNEFEMAISLLKRAVSILEKLPQEQHAEGSASARIGWLLLLTGKVPQAIPYLESAAERLTESFGPKHFGVGYIYNNLGAAYMELDRPQSAAQVFALAKDIMDVSLGPHHADSIEACQNLANAYGAMGSYALAMEFQQRVMDAWESHGPNAKDEFREAHRLFEQLKKKARGSSSEVPRKALPLPHSSEAFSTKARHPDV
- the LOC131230407 gene encoding protein KINESIN LIGHT CHAIN-RELATED 1 isoform X1; translated protein: MLILRRRASFSSSLFSLLLRSKNPPKTLSTDFHSQTQIPILLSNKNPIPQHHLYTKTLQNPSPDLTTFSQNAPPKTLSLRFHSQIRIPIKIPKPYTKTLQNPSHNFTTLSQNAPPLSSRQRKIKEKDDIEEAFESATTTNEILSAFAAMESAFDPTDKKLGLACLKVGQHLDSEGTDPMQALSFANRALDILDRNTTSVGKDSLPIAMSLHLLGSVNYALKRFNDSLAYLSKANRILNAMTGDGPGALGFDVRPVDHAIHLQLANTKMAMGRREEALVDLRKCLELKELIFEPNSKEMGVAYRDLAEAYVAVLNFKDALPLCLKALEIHRALLGSNSVEVAHDRRVLGVIYSGLEEHQKALEENELSQRVLKSWGLNSDLLHAEIEAANIQIALGKYDEAIETLKGVVQQTDKESEMRALVFISMAKALCNQEKFADSKRCLEISCGILNKRESVGPAKVAEAYAEISMLYETMNEFEMAISLLKRAVSILEKLPQEQHAEGSASARIGWLLLLTGKVPQAIPYLESAAERLTESFGPKHFGVGYIYNNLGAAYMELDRPQSAAQVFALAKDIMDVSLGPHHADSIEACQNLANAYGAMGSYALAMEFQQRVMDAWESHGPNAKDEFREAHRLFEQLKKKARGSSSEVPRKALPLPHSSEAFSTKARHPDV